From a single Pelmatolapia mariae isolate MD_Pm_ZW linkage group LG20, Pm_UMD_F_2, whole genome shotgun sequence genomic region:
- the srpk1a gene encoding SRSF protein kinase 1a isoform X1, whose translation MERKVLALQARKKRVKAKKTNKKQPANPRARQHPQAEASPQEPEEPEEILGSDDEEQEDPNDYCKGGYHHVKVGDLYNGKYHVIRKLGWGHFSTVWLAWDIQVKRFVAMKVVKSAEHYTETALDEIKLLRSVRNSDTNDPNREMVVQLLDDFKISGVNGTHVCMVFEVLGHHLLKWIIKSNYQGLPLACVKSIIRQVLQGLDYLHTKCHIIHTDIKPENILMSVDEPYVRRLAAEATEWQKAGAPPPSGSAISTAPVPKQTVKMSKNKKKKLKKKQKRQAELLEKCIMDLEEMEKTTEIREDDEDEDDPQTEKGRACAPLRQVSFAEIGNEETDGSTLNADHMRVGPEELSEMNCNGHVEESDFQHSDEDQHNGNAECTEQCASPEDQHVESPLHSMYNGVESTDFNEVYTETKGTGARSRGVTEKRFSAGLEDGELEQGILEEDGEDGSNCHYRNQEDARNGKLTAGSLLVNPLEPLNADKIKVKIADLGNACWVHKHFTEDIQTRQYRSLEVLIGSGYSTPADIWSTACMAFELATGDYLFEPHSGEDYSRDEDHIALIIELLGSVPRKLIMSGKYSKDFFTKKGDLKHITKLKPWGLLEVLIDKYEWPREEAECFTDFLLPMLELIPEKRATAAECLRHPWLAL comes from the exons ATGGAGAGGAAAG tgCTGGCACTCCAGGCGAGGAAGAAGAGGGTGAAAGCaaagaaaaccaacaaaaa GCAGCCAGCCAATCCCAGAGCTCGACAGCATCCTCAGGCTGAAGCCTCCCCTCAGGAACCTGAGGAACCTGAAGAGATTCTTGGCTCTGATGATGAAGAGCAGGAGGACCCCAATGACTACTGCAAAG GTGGCTACCACCATGTGAAAGTAGGAGACCTTTATAATGGAAAATACCATGTAATTCGGAAGCTCGGCTGGGGACACTTCTCCACCGTGTGGCTCGCCTGGGATATTCA GGTAAAGAGGTTTGTTGCAATGAAGGTGGTGAAGAGCGCGGAGCACTACACAGAAACAGCACTGGATGAGATAAAACTGCTCAGATCT gTAAGAAACTCTGACACGAATGATCCCAACCGAGAGATGGTAGTCCAGCTTCTAGATGACTTCAAGATCTCTGGCGTCAATGGAACTC ACGTCTGCATGGTGTTTGAGGTGTTAGGACATCACTTATTGAAATGGATAATAAAATCAAACTACCAAGGACTGCCCCTGGCTTGTGTGAAGAGCATCATACGACAG gttctCCAAGGTCTGGACTACCTGCACACAAAGTGTCATATTATCCACACAGACATCAAGCCGGAGAACATCCTGATGAGCGTAGATGAGCCTTACGTACGGAGGCTTGCAGCTGAAGCCACAGAGTGGCAGAAGGCTGGGGCGCCTCCTCCCTCTGGTTCAGCGA TAAGCACAGCACCAGTTCCAAAACAG ACAGTAAAAATGTCcaagaacaagaagaagaagttaaaaaagaagcagaagcgGCAGGCGGAGTTGCTGGAGAAGTGCATCATGGACCTTGAGGAAATGGAAAAGACCACAGAGATACgagaggatgatgaagatgaagacgACCCACAGACTGAAAAGGGACGAGCCTGTGCGCCTCTCAGACAGGTGTCTTTTGCGGAGATAGGAAACGAGGAAACAGATG GGAGCACTTTGAATGCAGATCACATGAGGGTGGGACCAGAGGAACTGTCTGAAATGAACTGTAATGGCCATGTGGAGGAGAGTGACTTCCAGCATAGCGATGAAGACCAACATAATGGCAATGCAGAGTGCACAGAACAATGTGCCTCTCCAGAGGATCAACACGTGGAGTCTCCTCTCCACTCCATGTACAACGGTGTTGAGTCTACAGATTTCAATGAGGTGTACACAGAGACTAAAGGAACTGGGGCTCGTAGCCGTGGAGTTACTGAGAAACGATTTTCTGCTGGGCTGGAGGACGGAGAGCTGGAACAAGGCATTTTAGAAGAAGATGGAGAGGATGGGTCCAACTGTCACTATAGAAACCAGGAAGATGCAAGAAATG GCAAGCTGACAGCAGGATCCCTGCTAGTTAACCCACTTGAGCCACTCAATGCAGACAAGATCAAGGTCAAGATTGCAGATTTGGGAAATGCCTGCTGGGTG CACAAGCACTTTACTGAAGACATCCAGACACGACAGTACCGGTCTTTAGAAGTACTTATTGGTTCTGGATACAGCACACCAGCTGATATTTGGAGCACAGCCTGTATG GCCTTTGAGCTTGCCACAGGGGACTACTTGTTTGAACCACATTCTGGGGAAGATTATTCCAGAGATGAAG ACCATATAGCACTGATCATTGAGCTGCTGGGGAGTGTCCCACGCAAACTCATAATGTCCGGCAAATATTCCAAGGATTTTTTCACCAAGAAAG gTGATTTGAAACACATCACTAAGTTGAAGCCGTGGGGACTGCTGGAGGTGCTGATTGACAAATACGAGTGGCCCCGTGAAGAAGCAGAGTGCTTCACTGACTTCCTTCTTCCCATGCTGGAGCTTATTCCAGAGAAAAGAGCCACGGCCGCAGAGTGCTTGCGCCACCCCTGGCTCGCCCTCTAG
- the srpk1a gene encoding SRSF protein kinase 1a isoform X2 — protein MERKVLALQARKKRVKAKKTNKKQPANPRARQHPQAEASPQEPEEPEEILGSDDEEQEDPNDYCKGGYHHVKVGDLYNGKYHVIRKLGWGHFSTVWLAWDIQVKRFVAMKVVKSAEHYTETALDEIKLLRSVRNSDTNDPNREMVVQLLDDFKISGVNGTHVCMVFEVLGHHLLKWIIKSNYQGLPLACVKSIIRQVLQGLDYLHTKCHIIHTDIKPENILMSVDEPYVRRLAAEATEWQKAGAPPPSGSAISTAPVPKQTVKMSKNKKKKLKKKQKRQAELLEKCIMDLEEMEKTTEIREDDEDEDDPQTEKGRACAPLRQVSFAEIGNEETDGSTLNADHMRVGPEELSEMNCNGHVEESDFQHSDEDQHNGNAECTEQCASPEDQHVESPLHSMYNGVESTDFNEVYTETKGTGARSRGVTEKRFSAGLEDGELEQGILEEDGEDGSNCHYRNQEDARNGKLTAGSLLVNPLEPLNADKIKVKIADLGNACWVHKHFTEDIQTRQYRSLEVLIGSGYSTPADIWSTACMAFELATGDYLFEPHSGEDYSRDEDHLALLIELLGKIPRHYALSGKYSQEYFTKRGDLKHITKLKPWGLLEVLIDKYEWPREEAECFTDFLLPMLELIPEKRATAAECLRHPWLAL, from the exons ATGGAGAGGAAAG tgCTGGCACTCCAGGCGAGGAAGAAGAGGGTGAAAGCaaagaaaaccaacaaaaa GCAGCCAGCCAATCCCAGAGCTCGACAGCATCCTCAGGCTGAAGCCTCCCCTCAGGAACCTGAGGAACCTGAAGAGATTCTTGGCTCTGATGATGAAGAGCAGGAGGACCCCAATGACTACTGCAAAG GTGGCTACCACCATGTGAAAGTAGGAGACCTTTATAATGGAAAATACCATGTAATTCGGAAGCTCGGCTGGGGACACTTCTCCACCGTGTGGCTCGCCTGGGATATTCA GGTAAAGAGGTTTGTTGCAATGAAGGTGGTGAAGAGCGCGGAGCACTACACAGAAACAGCACTGGATGAGATAAAACTGCTCAGATCT gTAAGAAACTCTGACACGAATGATCCCAACCGAGAGATGGTAGTCCAGCTTCTAGATGACTTCAAGATCTCTGGCGTCAATGGAACTC ACGTCTGCATGGTGTTTGAGGTGTTAGGACATCACTTATTGAAATGGATAATAAAATCAAACTACCAAGGACTGCCCCTGGCTTGTGTGAAGAGCATCATACGACAG gttctCCAAGGTCTGGACTACCTGCACACAAAGTGTCATATTATCCACACAGACATCAAGCCGGAGAACATCCTGATGAGCGTAGATGAGCCTTACGTACGGAGGCTTGCAGCTGAAGCCACAGAGTGGCAGAAGGCTGGGGCGCCTCCTCCCTCTGGTTCAGCGA TAAGCACAGCACCAGTTCCAAAACAG ACAGTAAAAATGTCcaagaacaagaagaagaagttaaaaaagaagcagaagcgGCAGGCGGAGTTGCTGGAGAAGTGCATCATGGACCTTGAGGAAATGGAAAAGACCACAGAGATACgagaggatgatgaagatgaagacgACCCACAGACTGAAAAGGGACGAGCCTGTGCGCCTCTCAGACAGGTGTCTTTTGCGGAGATAGGAAACGAGGAAACAGATG GGAGCACTTTGAATGCAGATCACATGAGGGTGGGACCAGAGGAACTGTCTGAAATGAACTGTAATGGCCATGTGGAGGAGAGTGACTTCCAGCATAGCGATGAAGACCAACATAATGGCAATGCAGAGTGCACAGAACAATGTGCCTCTCCAGAGGATCAACACGTGGAGTCTCCTCTCCACTCCATGTACAACGGTGTTGAGTCTACAGATTTCAATGAGGTGTACACAGAGACTAAAGGAACTGGGGCTCGTAGCCGTGGAGTTACTGAGAAACGATTTTCTGCTGGGCTGGAGGACGGAGAGCTGGAACAAGGCATTTTAGAAGAAGATGGAGAGGATGGGTCCAACTGTCACTATAGAAACCAGGAAGATGCAAGAAATG GCAAGCTGACAGCAGGATCCCTGCTAGTTAACCCACTTGAGCCACTCAATGCAGACAAGATCAAGGTCAAGATTGCAGATTTGGGAAATGCCTGCTGGGTG CACAAGCACTTTACTGAAGACATCCAGACACGACAGTACCGGTCTTTAGAAGTACTTATTGGTTCTGGATACAGCACACCAGCTGATATTTGGAGCACAGCCTGTATG GCCTTTGAGCTTGCCACAGGGGACTACTTGTTTGAACCACATTCTGGGGAAGATTATTCCAGAGATGAAG accATCTTGCTCTCTTGATTGAGTTGCTCGGTAAAATCCCCCGACACTATGCTCTGAGTGGAAAATACTCACAGGAATACTTCACCAAGAGAG gTGATTTGAAACACATCACTAAGTTGAAGCCGTGGGGACTGCTGGAGGTGCTGATTGACAAATACGAGTGGCCCCGTGAAGAAGCAGAGTGCTTCACTGACTTCCTTCTTCCCATGCTGGAGCTTATTCCAGAGAAAAGAGCCACGGCCGCAGAGTGCTTGCGCCACCCCTGGCTCGCCCTCTAG
- the lhfpl5b gene encoding LHFPL tetraspan subfamily member 5b: protein MDLLPAQEAAKIYHTNYVRNSRAIGVMWAVFTICFVIITVVVFIQPYWIGDSVNTPQAGYFGLFHYCIGNALTSELTCKGSMLDFASIPSPAFKTAMFFVGTSMLLIVGTMVGFSLFFFCNAGNVYKICAWMQLASGVLMVMGCMIYPDGWDSPEVKRMCGQRTDKYTLGNCTVRWAYILAIISILDAVLLALLSFTLGNRQDKLLPDDFELEGAENP, encoded by the exons ATGGACCTCCTTCCAGCGCAGGAAGCTGCCAAAATCTACCACACCAACTATGTGAGGAACTCGCGAGCCATCGGCGTCATGTGGGCCGTGTTTACCATCTGCTTCGTCATCATCACTGTGGTGGTCTTCATCCAGCCCTACTGGATCGGGGACAGCGTCAACACCCCGCAGGCCGGCTACTTCGGCCTCTTTCACTACTGCATCGGCAACGCGCTGACCTCGGAGCTCACCTGCAAGGGCAGCATGCTGGACTTCGCTTCCATCCCCTCACCGGCCTTCAAGACTGCCATGTTCTTCGTTGGGACCTCCATGCTGCTGATTGTGGGCACCATGGTCGGCTTCAGtttgttcttcttctgcaaCGCTGGAAACGTCTACAAGATCTGTGCATGGATGCAGCTGGCCTCGG gtgtgttgatggtgatgggctGCATGATCTACCCAGATGGTTGGGACTCTCCAGAGGTGAAGAGGATGTGCGGCCAGAGGACAGATAAGTACACGCTGGGAAACTGTACGGTGCGCTGGGCCTACATCCTGGCCATCATCAGCATTCTGGACGCCGTGCTCCTGGCATTGCTGTCCTTCACACTCGGCAACCGGCAGGACAAACTTCTGCCAGATGACTTTGAGCTGGAGGGAGCAG AAAACCCCTGA